A single genomic interval of Lacrimispora sphenoides JCM 1415 harbors:
- a CDS encoding carbohydrate ABC transporter permease, producing the protein MLKKSYRRKKSLIAYSFILPNFIGYFILTFIPIILTFVMSLCEWNFGQTVNFVGFKNFIQMFTKDSQFSLVLINTIYYTVVTVPVTMLFSLLLAMLMNSNLKGRVFFRSVLFFPYVASLVAIAIVWMALFSPQSGPVNSVLRSIGIANPPRWAADKHWAMPTIIGLTVWKGVGYYMIVYLAALQGVPGELYEAARIDGASKFQQFTNITWPTVTPTTFFVVMMLTISTFKSYDIMYITTQGGPGTATKVLAYHIYNKAFKDNAFGYASALSIVLFLIVLAFTLLQFKVEKKFTNDL; encoded by the coding sequence ATGCTTAAAAAAAGTTATAGACGTAAGAAAAGCCTGATCGCTTATTCTTTTATTCTGCCGAATTTCATAGGCTATTTTATTTTGACATTTATCCCGATCATTCTGACTTTTGTCATGAGTTTATGTGAATGGAATTTTGGTCAGACTGTAAACTTTGTAGGCTTTAAGAATTTTATACAGATGTTCACGAAGGATTCCCAGTTTTCTTTGGTTCTTATAAATACCATTTATTATACAGTAGTTACAGTCCCTGTAACTATGCTGTTTTCTTTGCTTTTGGCCATGCTCATGAATTCGAATCTGAAAGGAAGGGTGTTTTTCCGCTCTGTCCTTTTCTTTCCATATGTGGCGTCCTTAGTGGCGATTGCTATTGTGTGGATGGCTCTGTTTTCCCCACAGTCAGGTCCGGTAAATTCTGTGCTTCGCTCCATAGGAATCGCGAATCCTCCGCGCTGGGCGGCGGATAAACACTGGGCTATGCCCACGATCATCGGTCTTACGGTCTGGAAGGGAGTGGGATATTATATGATCGTTTACCTTGCGGCTTTGCAGGGCGTCCCCGGGGAACTTTACGAGGCGGCCAGGATTGATGGGGCTTCTAAATTCCAGCAGTTTACGAATATTACCTGGCCTACGGTTACCCCCACCACATTCTTTGTTGTTATGATGCTTACAATTTCCACTTTTAAATCATATGACATTATGTATATCACAACTCAGGGCGGTCCCGGTACGGCAACAAAGGTCCTGGCCTATCACATATACAACAAAGCGTTTAAAGATAACGCATTCGGATATGCTTCCGCACTTTCCATCGTTCTGTTTCTGATCGTACTTGCCTTTACCCTGCTGCAATTTAAGGTAGAGAAAAAGTTCACCAACGACTTATAG
- a CDS encoding sensor histidine kinase has product MLHTNANYGIENNLAQVSALNTVLSANTKITAFLSDNGKDSIRNMSYALSAVTEAKMLLNTTSISGYVPKMLLTSDRNQRYIQIGLFYGQISDKATFEKLCPEELAGPSFSYPITVNPFNPEFYGQYKPEQILPLRFPVSSYATNQKIGNFYIALDTAILADPLKGLEESFILLGDQLYKIENTHFSPLDFDVKQFDALAPNSHIVSKEYKDLYNGTVFLTKSKSGVVLISPLKALHEDIFVPDFNFIFPAFSLLFLQVFFWYLLLNKLVNKPVKIIYNQVSRMIKADYEVSPAFTGISEFEEISTHINELAGAFQLALNQLKEEETLKRNYKFRLLQNQIHPHFIYNTLNSIRWLGQMNSVLPIVDMTTSLSNMMRAVFKNNSEWFRVEEELDFIKEYIHLQSYRYADMFTPVFDIPDPEVLSASVLRFTLQPLVENALFHGIGPAGRKCELLIGVYREREDLIFVVKDNGVGLTDRSLDEIARETAKADRLSGIGIQNIHQRIQMEFGDQYGLNIESILGEFTKVTVKMPLIYKKP; this is encoded by the coding sequence ATGCTTCATACGAATGCCAATTATGGCATAGAAAATAACTTAGCCCAGGTTTCTGCTTTAAATACCGTCCTTTCCGCTAATACAAAAATCACCGCTTTTCTTTCCGACAACGGAAAAGACAGCATACGCAATATGTCTTATGCGCTCTCGGCAGTTACCGAAGCAAAAATGCTGTTAAACACAACATCCATCTCCGGTTACGTTCCTAAAATGCTCCTTACTTCAGACCGGAACCAGAGGTATATACAAATCGGCCTTTTTTACGGTCAGATTTCCGACAAGGCGACTTTTGAGAAATTATGCCCCGAAGAATTGGCCGGCCCCTCCTTTTCTTATCCCATAACAGTGAATCCCTTTAATCCGGAATTTTACGGTCAGTACAAGCCGGAACAGATACTTCCCCTACGTTTTCCCGTAAGCAGCTATGCAACAAACCAAAAAATAGGAAATTTTTATATAGCCTTAGATACCGCCATACTTGCGGATCCCCTAAAAGGCCTGGAAGAATCCTTTATTCTTCTTGGCGACCAGCTTTATAAAATTGAAAACACACATTTTTCACCTCTGGATTTTGATGTGAAGCAATTTGATGCTTTAGCTCCTAACTCTCATATTGTGTCAAAGGAATACAAAGACCTTTATAACGGAACGGTATTCCTTACAAAATCCAAGTCGGGCGTCGTTTTAATAAGCCCTTTAAAAGCTCTTCATGAGGATATATTCGTACCTGATTTTAATTTTATATTCCCCGCTTTTTCTTTACTTTTCCTTCAGGTGTTTTTCTGGTATCTTTTATTAAACAAGCTTGTCAATAAGCCGGTAAAGATCATTTACAATCAGGTGTCAAGAATGATAAAAGCGGATTATGAGGTCTCACCTGCATTTACGGGCATCTCGGAATTTGAAGAAATAAGCACCCATATCAACGAACTGGCCGGAGCGTTTCAATTGGCACTGAATCAGTTAAAGGAGGAAGAAACACTGAAAAGGAATTATAAATTCCGCCTTTTGCAGAACCAGATCCATCCTCATTTCATTTACAACACTCTAAATTCCATCCGATGGCTGGGACAGATGAACTCTGTCTTGCCGATCGTGGACATGACAACCTCTCTTTCCAATATGATGAGAGCCGTTTTTAAGAACAATTCCGAATGGTTCCGCGTGGAAGAAGAACTGGACTTTATAAAAGAATACATCCATTTGCAGTCTTACCGTTATGCAGATATGTTTACTCCGGTATTTGACATTCCGGATCCGGAAGTTTTAAGCGCTTCTGTTTTAAGATTCACCTTGCAGCCCTTAGTGGAGAATGCACTTTTTCACGGCATAGGTCCTGCAGGCAGGAAATGTGAATTGCTGATAGGGGTATACAGGGAGCGTGAAGATCTGATTTTCGTGGTAAAAGACAACGGAGTCGGTCTTACCGACCGGTCTTTGGATGAAATCGCAAGGGAAACAGCAAAGGCAGACAGGCTTTCCGGCATAGGAATCCAAAACATACACCAGAGAATACAAATGGAGTTCGGCGACCAATATGGGCTGAACATAGAAAGCATTCTCGGTGAATTTACTAAAGTTACCGTAAAAATGCCTCTGATCTATAAAAAGCCGTAA
- a CDS encoding glycoside hydrolase family 2 protein, giving the protein MIRTFQTNTIRKISELSGKLWDFTPLDGKDKTFPVPVPSAWETYPGYEAYRGEGKYSTTFTAEGNVRLLLKGVSHTAKVFVDGTMIGTHYNAYTPFEIFLKGLPGGEHLLEVIADNRFSEESSLHIPNDYMSYGGITRGVVLEQLNCAYIKWIHITPEKKGDTWKAGLTLCISNISDEDITFDATVTINKADLKLPDITIKANTESLIQTEAAVSDAKEWSMEHPNLYTVEVTLFKDGTAIDDLAERIGFREVKIENSSVFLNGKALLIKGICRHEDHPAFGCAIPFSQIASDLQTIKDMGVNSIRCVHYPNDEIFLDLCDELGILIWEENHARGLSEEHMRNPNFERQAEEVIREMIVNHYNHPSIYIWGILNECASETPYGRECYKKQYELIRQLDSSRPRSSASCKFKTDICLDFPEVVSYNIYPRWYHNTPVREYLDDLYQWVQTETPGKDKPFLITEVGAGAIYGYRSQAKVKWSEEYQADTLGEQLTAILEHPGSSGLYIWQFCDVRISEEWFLNRPRTMNNKGIVDEYRRHKLSYEVVKEIYTSYGNYKKS; this is encoded by the coding sequence ATGATACGTACCTTTCAAACAAATACAATCAGAAAAATATCAGAACTTTCCGGTAAACTTTGGGATTTCACCCCCTTAGACGGAAAAGATAAGACGTTCCCGGTACCTGTCCCAAGTGCCTGGGAGACTTATCCAGGATATGAAGCTTACAGGGGAGAAGGGAAATATTCCACTACTTTTACGGCAGAGGGGAATGTACGGCTTCTGCTGAAAGGCGTGAGCCACACAGCAAAAGTTTTCGTAGACGGGACCATGATAGGAACCCATTACAACGCCTACACACCTTTTGAGATTTTCCTGAAAGGATTGCCTGGAGGAGAACATCTGCTTGAGGTCATAGCGGATAACCGGTTTTCAGAAGAAAGCTCGCTGCATATACCCAACGATTATATGAGTTACGGCGGCATTACCAGAGGTGTCGTTTTAGAGCAGCTTAACTGTGCATACATAAAATGGATCCATATCACACCTGAAAAAAAGGGCGATACCTGGAAGGCCGGCCTCACACTTTGCATTTCCAATATTTCAGATGAAGATATCACCTTTGATGCAACGGTAACGATAAATAAAGCAGATTTAAAACTTCCGGACATTACCATAAAAGCAAATACGGAATCTTTGATACAAACAGAGGCGGCCGTATCAGATGCAAAAGAATGGAGCATGGAACATCCAAACTTATACACAGTAGAAGTCACGCTCTTCAAAGACGGTACAGCCATAGACGACTTAGCAGAGAGAATCGGCTTCCGGGAAGTGAAAATAGAAAACAGCTCTGTCTTCTTAAACGGCAAAGCTCTCCTTATAAAGGGAATCTGCCGTCACGAAGACCATCCCGCATTCGGCTGTGCTATCCCATTTTCTCAGATTGCCTCAGATTTGCAGACTATCAAAGATATGGGTGTGAATTCTATAAGATGCGTTCATTATCCCAATGATGAAATTTTCCTGGATTTATGCGACGAACTGGGGATTTTGATCTGGGAAGAAAACCACGCAAGAGGGCTTTCCGAAGAACATATGAGGAATCCTAATTTTGAAAGGCAGGCAGAAGAAGTGATCCGTGAAATGATCGTGAATCACTATAATCATCCGAGCATCTATATTTGGGGTATCTTAAATGAATGTGCCAGTGAAACTCCCTACGGCAGGGAATGTTATAAAAAACAGTATGAACTCATCAGGCAGCTGGATTCTTCCCGCCCCCGTTCCAGTGCAAGCTGTAAGTTTAAAACAGATATCTGCCTAGACTTTCCGGAAGTAGTTTCCTACAACATTTATCCGAGATGGTACCACAACACACCTGTCCGGGAATATTTAGATGATCTGTATCAATGGGTACAAACAGAAACACCTGGAAAAGATAAACCATTCCTTATTACGGAAGTGGGCGCAGGAGCCATTTACGGTTACAGAAGCCAAGCAAAGGTCAAGTGGTCAGAAGAGTATCAGGCGGACACGCTGGGAGAACAGCTTACTGCCATCCTGGAACACCCCGGTTCGTCGGGACTGTATATCTGGCAGTTCTGCGATGTCAGAATCAGTGAAGAATGGTTCCTTAACCGCCCAAGGACAATGAATAATAAGGGAATTGTCGACGAATACAGAAGACACAAACTTTCTTATGAGGTTGTGAAAGAAATTTATACAAGTTATGGAAATTATAAGAAATCATAA
- a CDS encoding 4Fe-4S dicluster domain-containing protein — translation MATNDATLLRIKHQVLNEVAKLAWEGKLEEKRNEIPYDIIPGPKAQFRCCIYREREIIRERIRLAEGLCPSGRDTKNVVQVISSACEDCPIARYVVTDNCQLCMGKACQGSCNFGAISMGRDRAYIDPDKCKECGKCSQACPYNAIADLTRPCKKSCPVDAITMDENGIVVIDESKCIQCGACIHGCPFGAIDSKTFLVDVINLINAGKRVVAMVAPATEGQFGPEITMASWRTALKKIGFQDMVEVALGGDLTAAAEAAEWAEAYKEGKKMTTSCCPAFVNMIKQHYPMLLENMSTTVSPMCAVSRMLKEKDPETITVFIGPCIAKKSETLDLNIKDNADYALTLGEIQAMMASKGVELLPEENTYQAGSVFGKRFGNGGGVTAAVLECLKETGESTDIEVLKCNGAAECKKALMLLKIGRLPGDFIEGMACVGGCVGGPSRHKSENEAKKARDLLIKQADGREVHENLRNQGLEEVAMHRH, via the coding sequence ATGGCAACAAATGATGCGACATTACTTCGCATAAAGCATCAGGTTTTAAATGAAGTGGCGAAACTTGCATGGGAGGGAAAGCTGGAGGAGAAAAGAAATGAGATTCCCTATGATATCATTCCAGGTCCCAAGGCCCAGTTCCGCTGCTGCATTTACAGGGAACGGGAAATCATCAGAGAGAGAATCCGCCTGGCGGAAGGTCTCTGCCCCAGCGGAAGGGATACGAAGAACGTCGTTCAGGTAATCAGCTCTGCCTGTGAAGACTGTCCCATCGCCCGGTATGTGGTAACCGATAACTGCCAGCTGTGTATGGGTAAGGCGTGCCAGGGTTCCTGTAATTTTGGCGCTATCAGCATGGGACGTGATCGTGCTTATATTGATCCTGATAAATGCAAGGAATGCGGCAAGTGTTCCCAGGCATGTCCTTATAACGCCATTGCAGATCTGACCCGTCCCTGTAAGAAAAGCTGTCCGGTGGATGCCATCACCATGGACGAGAACGGCATTGTAGTCATTGACGAGAGCAAATGCATCCAGTGCGGAGCCTGCATTCATGGCTGCCCCTTTGGCGCCATTGATTCCAAGACATTCCTGGTGGATGTGATTAATCTTATTAACGCCGGGAAACGGGTGGTTGCCATGGTCGCTCCGGCGACAGAAGGCCAGTTCGGCCCGGAAATCACCATGGCAAGCTGGAGAACCGCTTTAAAGAAAATCGGTTTCCAGGATATGGTTGAGGTTGCCCTTGGCGGCGATCTGACCGCTGCAGCAGAAGCGGCGGAATGGGCAGAAGCTTATAAGGAAGGCAAGAAGATGACGACCTCCTGCTGTCCGGCATTTGTGAACATGATTAAACAGCATTATCCTATGCTCCTTGAGAATATGTCAACCACCGTATCTCCTATGTGCGCTGTATCAAGAATGCTGAAGGAAAAGGACCCGGAGACGATCACCGTATTCATCGGGCCGTGTATTGCTAAGAAAAGCGAAACCCTGGATTTAAATATTAAAGACAACGCGGATTATGCCCTGACCCTGGGAGAAATTCAGGCAATGATGGCATCAAAGGGCGTAGAGCTTTTGCCGGAAGAAAACACCTACCAGGCAGGATCCGTATTTGGTAAGCGTTTTGGAAATGGCGGCGGTGTGACTGCGGCTGTTCTGGAATGCTTAAAGGAGACGGGAGAAAGTACGGATATCGAAGTCCTTAAATGCAATGGAGCGGCTGAGTGCAAGAAGGCTCTGATGCTTCTTAAGATTGGAAGGCTTCCAGGAGACTTCATAGAAGGAATGGCATGTGTGGGAGGCTGTGTAGGCGGCCCCAGCAGGCATAAGAGTGAGAATGAAGCAAAGAAAGCCCGTGATTTGCTGATCAAACAGGCGGATGGAAGAGAAGTTCACGAGAACCTACGAAACCAGGGCCTTGAAGAAGTAGCGATGCACAGACATTAA
- a CDS encoding SpoIIE family protein phosphatase, with amino-acid sequence MGVTVDVAYTSLNKFKEVLCGDKVELLQTEDSNIMILADGMGSGVKANILATMTSKILGTMFLNGATLEECVETIVETLPVCQVRQVAYSTFSILQVFHDGEAYLVEFDNPGCIFIRDGSLVSIPRNTRVIRDKKINEYRFKVRKGDALILMSDGTIHAGVGKLLNFGWLWEDVASYAVKQYRLTISAARLATALTSACDELYQYRPGDDTTVAVMRIIDRKPVHLMTGPPRKTEDDCVMVNDFLSGDETAKKVVCGGTSANIVSRITERELSVSLDYDDPDIPPIAYIDGIELVTEGVLTLNKVLKLLRRYVMNESVTEDFFLELDKPNGASMVAKMIIEDCTELKLYVGMAINSAYQNPGLPFDLGIRQNLVEQLKHVVEEMGKRVTVTYY; translated from the coding sequence ATGGGGGTTACCGTAGATGTTGCATACACAAGCCTGAATAAATTCAAGGAAGTATTGTGCGGAGATAAGGTTGAACTATTGCAGACCGAGGATTCCAATATTATGATACTCGCCGACGGTATGGGCAGCGGGGTAAAGGCCAACATTCTCGCCACCATGACCTCTAAGATTTTAGGAACCATGTTTCTAAACGGTGCGACCCTGGAAGAGTGTGTGGAAACCATTGTGGAGACTCTTCCGGTATGTCAGGTGCGCCAGGTAGCCTATTCCACCTTCAGCATCCTTCAGGTGTTTCATGACGGTGAAGCTTATCTGGTAGAATTTGATAATCCCGGCTGTATCTTCATCAGGGATGGGAGCCTGGTTTCCATACCGCGAAACACCAGGGTTATCAGGGATAAAAAAATCAATGAGTACCGTTTTAAGGTGAGAAAAGGGGACGCGCTGATCCTGATGAGTGACGGGACCATCCATGCAGGAGTGGGGAAGCTCCTGAATTTTGGCTGGCTGTGGGAGGATGTTGCTTCTTATGCGGTGAAGCAGTACCGCCTGACCATATCTGCTGCTCGTCTTGCTACTGCGCTAACCAGTGCCTGTGATGAACTGTATCAGTACCGGCCCGGCGATGATACCACGGTTGCCGTTATGAGGATCATTGACCGCAAGCCGGTGCATTTGATGACAGGCCCACCCAGGAAGACGGAGGACGACTGCGTGATGGTGAATGATTTCCTGTCAGGAGATGAAACCGCTAAGAAAGTCGTTTGCGGAGGAACCAGTGCAAATATTGTTTCCAGGATAACTGAAAGGGAGCTGTCTGTTTCCCTGGATTACGATGACCCGGACATTCCGCCAATCGCTTATATTGACGGTATTGAGCTGGTTACGGAAGGTGTTTTGACATTAAATAAAGTTTTAAAGCTTTTAAGGCGTTATGTAATGAATGAATCTGTCACAGAGGATTTTTTCCTGGAGTTAGATAAGCCAAATGGAGCTTCCATGGTGGCGAAGATGATCATTGAGGATTGTACGGAGCTTAAGTTATACGTGGGAATGGCAATTAACAGCGCTTATCAGAATCCTGGCCTGCCCTTTGATTTGGGCATCCGCCAGAATCTTGTGGAGCAGTTAAAGCACGTAGTGGAAGAAATGGGGAAAAGGGTTACGGTAACCTATTATTGA
- a CDS encoding spore coat protein, with translation MDDKSIMENLLHTTKGVCDLYLHGTIESPTMNVHQAFDTALSDSLCMQGDIYKKMSAKGWYTTDQAEQQKLTKVKSQYAGM, from the coding sequence ATGGATGACAAGAGTATTATGGAAAACCTGCTCCACACCACAAAAGGAGTGTGCGACTTATACCTGCATGGAACCATCGAATCCCCTACCATGAACGTACATCAGGCATTTGACACCGCATTAAGCGACAGCCTGTGCATGCAGGGCGATATCTACAAGAAAATGTCCGCAAAGGGATGGTATACCACAGATCAGGCAGAACAGCAGAAACTTACGAAAGTTAAGAGCCAGTACGCAGGAATGTAA
- a CDS encoding response regulator transcription factor: MKYKVLIVDDEPLARIGLSGLVCENFPEFEIGSTAANGNEAIEILKKETFDLVITDIKMPAADGFDILTYIQNTEDKNAPLCILLSSFEEFEYARTAMKLNAFDYLVKMELNKETLEKTLNKAKKVLAERKTETSRYGQEINLFTNRFLYHLVSGGYTSEEEILDFIKMYDLDLKAKFYQPLTVDILFEKENLNTGTYSTYLNILSTVKECIGRYTKSTVIAYNHQRIACILLFHKADEIDVLTNTVSEDIRQLIKIFFNICVSIKPGKTTSSLNEIHLCFEFNKEEAPSPNKTFDLNVFNKRLIESLENFNLTLFDQTVRAIEAAIDTLAFEELINIVSFMIHLVMNCIYDGETILSESYKNEAKSYQVLYTYHKKTEIIRYLDVFKTAVKSAMQNQLNDPKYNLVIQAKDYIKNHIFMKISLADTASFINVSPNYLSALFRQYSDLGFSEYINKMKVKKAQELLAKSNLKIYQISEELGFDNPQYFSRVFKKYTGHTPTDMGRCALKQEEN; encoded by the coding sequence ATGAAATATAAGGTCCTGATTGTTGACGATGAACCCTTAGCCCGTATAGGGCTTTCAGGTCTTGTTTGTGAGAACTTCCCTGAATTTGAGATAGGCTCTACTGCCGCAAACGGCAATGAAGCAATCGAAATCTTAAAAAAAGAGACCTTTGACCTGGTCATAACAGACATAAAAATGCCTGCAGCGGACGGATTTGACATTTTAACATACATACAAAACACAGAGGATAAAAACGCTCCTTTGTGTATCCTTTTATCCAGCTTTGAAGAATTTGAATATGCCCGGACTGCCATGAAGCTAAATGCCTTTGACTATCTTGTAAAAATGGAGCTGAACAAAGAAACCCTTGAAAAAACATTAAACAAGGCTAAAAAAGTACTGGCTGAGAGAAAAACAGAAACCAGCAGGTATGGGCAGGAAATCAATCTGTTCACGAACCGGTTTCTCTACCACCTGGTAAGCGGCGGCTACACTTCCGAGGAAGAAATCTTGGATTTCATAAAAATGTACGATCTGGATTTAAAAGCGAAGTTTTATCAGCCCCTGACCGTAGACATTCTTTTTGAAAAGGAAAACTTAAATACCGGAACTTACTCCACCTATTTAAACATTTTAAGTACCGTAAAGGAGTGCATCGGCCGTTATACAAAAAGTACGGTAATCGCGTACAACCATCAAAGGATTGCATGTATCCTTCTCTTTCATAAAGCAGATGAAATCGATGTGCTGACCAATACAGTCTCAGAAGACATCCGACAGCTTATTAAAATTTTTTTCAATATCTGTGTCTCTATAAAACCGGGAAAAACCACCTCTTCCCTCAATGAGATCCACCTGTGTTTTGAATTTAATAAGGAAGAAGCCCCTTCCCCTAATAAAACCTTTGATCTGAATGTTTTCAACAAAAGACTGATAGAATCCCTGGAAAACTTCAATCTTACTCTTTTTGACCAGACAGTCAGAGCGATTGAAGCCGCCATAGATACCCTTGCATTTGAAGAACTGATCAATATTGTGTCCTTTATGATACATTTGGTCATGAACTGCATCTATGACGGAGAAACTATACTTTCGGAGAGCTACAAAAATGAGGCAAAATCTTATCAGGTTTTATATACCTATCATAAGAAAACTGAAATCATCAGATATCTGGATGTATTTAAAACCGCGGTAAAAAGCGCAATGCAAAACCAATTAAACGATCCGAAATACAATCTGGTCATACAGGCAAAAGATTATATCAAAAATCATATTTTTATGAAAATCAGTTTAGCGGATACCGCTTCTTTTATAAATGTCAGCCCTAATTATTTATCCGCTCTTTTCAGACAATATTCCGATCTTGGCTTTTCTGAATATATCAATAAAATGAAAGTTAAAAAAGCGCAGGAGCTGCTTGCAAAAAGCAACTTGAAGATTTATCAGATCAGTGAAGAACTGGGATTTGACAACCCGCAGTATTTTTCAAGAGTCTTTAAAAAATATACGGGACACACCCCTACGGATATGGGGAGATGTGCCCTGAAACAGGAGGAAAATTAA
- a CDS encoding carbohydrate ABC transporter permease, producing the protein MKKHTGTIKLIIIYGLMIFCALIMLTPFAWMISASLKLEKDVFAYPIKWIPRNPVWSNYTVIWEKFPLSIGFINSFKLTFATMILQITTSSAAAYAFAKLDFKGRNTLFMAYVTTIAIPWQVYMVPQYIMMSKFHLVDSHIGIILMHAFTAMGVFLIRQFYMGIPNELLEAARIDGLSEYGILARIMLPLSKPAIATMAITSFVFEWNDFMGPLIYLSSTEKKTIQLMIRLFNTMYSTNYAWMMAAAVIALIPVFIIFIALQKYFVQGVATSGLKG; encoded by the coding sequence ATGAAAAAACACACAGGTACGATAAAACTGATCATAATTTATGGCCTTATGATATTCTGTGCCCTCATAATGCTTACGCCTTTTGCCTGGATGATTTCTGCTTCTTTAAAGCTGGAAAAGGACGTATTTGCTTATCCGATTAAATGGATACCGAGAAATCCCGTATGGTCAAACTACACCGTGATCTGGGAAAAATTCCCTCTGTCCATAGGCTTTATCAATTCCTTTAAACTTACGTTTGCAACGATGATCCTGCAGATCACCACATCTTCAGCTGCGGCTTACGCGTTTGCAAAGCTTGATTTTAAGGGGCGCAACACACTCTTTATGGCTTATGTTACTACGATTGCGATTCCGTGGCAGGTCTATATGGTTCCGCAATACATCATGATGAGTAAATTTCACCTGGTAGACAGTCATATAGGTATTATATTAATGCATGCATTTACGGCCATGGGCGTTTTCTTAATCCGGCAGTTTTATATGGGGATCCCCAATGAGCTTTTAGAGGCAGCCAGAATCGACGGACTCAGTGAATACGGGATTTTAGCCCGGATCATGCTACCCCTTTCGAAACCTGCAATTGCTACCATGGCGATTACTTCTTTTGTTTTTGAATGGAATGACTTTATGGGTCCACTCATTTATTTAAGTTCGACCGAGAAAAAGACGATACAACTTATGATAAGGCTCTTTAATACGATGTACTCCACAAATTACGCCTGGATGATGGCGGCAGCAGTGATTGCGCTTATTCCGGTGTTTATTATTTTTATTGCGCTGCAGAAGTATTTTGTACAGGGGGTAGCTACCAGCGGGCTGAAGGGTTAG
- a CDS encoding ABC transporter substrate-binding protein, producing MKLRKIAALGLAGITAASLAACGGSSGSGSATAAGTTAAGTTAAAAQTNTAASTEPVTIKVSLWDYSNTAYYPIMVEAFEKSHPNIKVDIVEFSAAEYSDTIVVKMGAKEKYDVVFMKGLPEMSALIAGGHLQPLTDRITGFDMKPYGGAEKSLSLNGVVYGLPFRTDNNMIFYNKDLFDKAGVQYPKDGMTMEEYRELAKKMTSGEGAEKVYGSHVHTWPSNVYQYSRFIDEFNYLDTSTYEKLKPYYETILGMQNEDKSVQDYGELKTGNIHYSGVFYNEQVAMLQIGSWYIEMLTGNVTPQSEHYFKWGAVTLPNSKGNTYENMVGGITPCSIGAYSEHPEEAWEFLSYVCGEEGAKVIAERGIVPGWKGQSILDIFDKLPEQFPNAPEGLSKFLTPPNYIVEQPMDPNAKAINTVIEEMHSDIMTNSVSIDEGIKTAIERAKEAGAK from the coding sequence ATGAAGTTGAGAAAGATTGCAGCATTGGGACTTGCAGGCATTACGGCAGCCAGTCTGGCAGCTTGCGGGGGCAGTTCAGGTTCTGGCAGTGCTACGGCAGCAGGAACTACAGCGGCGGGAACTACGGCAGCTGCAGCGCAGACGAATACGGCAGCAAGTACTGAACCGGTGACAATCAAAGTTTCGCTTTGGGATTATTCAAACACCGCGTATTATCCGATCATGGTGGAAGCGTTTGAAAAGTCTCATCCGAATATCAAGGTTGATATTGTTGAATTTTCGGCCGCAGAATATTCGGATACGATCGTTGTCAAGATGGGTGCAAAAGAAAAGTATGATGTGGTTTTTATGAAGGGTCTGCCTGAAATGAGCGCTTTGATCGCAGGAGGGCATCTGCAGCCTTTAACAGACAGAATCACCGGTTTCGATATGAAGCCATACGGCGGTGCGGAAAAGTCCCTGAGTCTGAACGGCGTTGTCTACGGCCTTCCTTTCCGGACAGATAACAATATGATTTTCTACAATAAAGATTTATTTGATAAAGCAGGAGTCCAATATCCAAAAGATGGTATGACGATGGAGGAATACAGGGAACTTGCAAAGAAGATGACTTCGGGTGAAGGCGCGGAAAAAGTATATGGATCCCATGTGCATACATGGCCGTCAAACGTTTATCAGTATTCCAGATTCATTGACGAATTCAATTATCTGGATACATCCACCTATGAAAAACTAAAGCCTTATTATGAGACGATTCTCGGAATGCAGAATGAAGATAAGTCTGTTCAGGATTACGGTGAATTAAAGACAGGAAATATCCATTATTCAGGTGTTTTTTACAATGAGCAGGTTGCAATGCTTCAAATCGGATCCTGGTATATTGAAATGCTTACCGGCAATGTAACACCTCAAAGCGAACACTATTTTAAATGGGGCGCAGTGACCTTGCCTAATTCCAAAGGTAATACATACGAAAATATGGTAGGCGGGATTACCCCCTGTTCCATCGGCGCATATTCGGAACACCCGGAAGAGGCCTGGGAATTTTTGAGCTATGTTTGCGGGGAAGAAGGGGCTAAAGTAATTGCGGAGCGCGGGATCGTCCCCGGCTGGAAGGGCCAATCCATATTAGATATATTCGACAAATTACCAGAACAGTTCCCCAATGCACCGGAAGGGCTTTCAAAATTCCTGACACCTCCCAATTATATTGTGGAACAGCCTATGGATCCCAATGCAAAAGCGATCAATACGGTAATAGAAGAGATGCATTCTGATATCATGACCAATAGCGTCTCCATTGACGAAGGAATTAAAACGGCGATTGAAAGGGCAAAAGAGGCCGGAGCGAAGTAA